In Dysgonomonadaceae bacterium zrk40, one genomic interval encodes:
- a CDS encoding TonB-dependent receptor codes for MKNGKRSFNRHLLLILTFFAVCGSLAAQNGISVRGNVTDGTETLPGVSIQVEGTTMGTITDIDGNFTLNVPDEGSVLTFIYMGFESQRVTVGNRRQFNITLRSDEMLLDELVVIGYGTARKKDLTGSTSSISGSDIAKIPVTTAAQAITGKVAGVNVVKQSGAPGADIQITVRGGTSITQGTEPLYIVDGFQMENGLRHIDINDIESIDVMKDASATAIYGARGSNGVILITTKSGKSGKTEVSYNGFISFDRLGKRLDLLGVEDYVKYQYEFQTLRGEINSFANFFGGDINSSEFYSGAYDRIASEYGNRAAIDWQDLVFGNTGLTNNHNVNVSGGSDKTKYILSYNYTGEDGIMDRHGYQKNSIRSKINHELWKGVRLDFSSSLQASSIDGGGSLGGKLKQTILQPVTGGVRWTNEEMVNSDIGTVIGDIMNDANYDAQNPILDNLAISNKRFTRLANLNAGLEIDLMEDLTFRTSGSYMWQQVRQDYWDDGSTKQAKANMSPFGYGSRNNNERFSWQITNTLNYGFDFNELHNFNVLLGQETYYVESMYLNNEYRSFSDGNFGLNDVSMGAPYTWNSGKDRSGIVSGFGRLFYNYNDRYLFTGTLRADGSSKFARGNQWGYFPSASAAWRISEESFMESFDNLDNLKLRLGYGTAGNNNIDNNMYATNYGSGHYGYNGADFITYVPGSTLGNPELRWEKTTTTNLGLDLTLFRSRINLSVDLYNNESDNLLISNKIPSSTGYTNQIQNLGSIRNRGVEMILNTVNVRTNDFSWMTDFNISFNRSKVLALYGDSELNYFIQDYSSRMGYKIEVGSPLGQYYGLIYDGIYTTNDFTQTGDGSYRLNDDVPYLKGSARAGVKPGDVKYKDVAGEKDGDGFPVFSVNDRTVIGNAQPKFTGGLNNTFTYKGFDLTLFMNFVYGNEVFNMSTQRFIGPYMANQNSVAKMADRFMLIDPLTGREATDLERLAALNPNQHDSSTLWNISQNNKTAISDHSSYYLEDGSYLRLNTITFGYTLPGQLVQQAKISNVRFYCTLNNIHTFTRYTGYDPEVSASGSALTPGIDNSSYPRSKSWVVGVNLKF; via the coding sequence ATGAAAAATGGGAAAAGATCTTTCAACAGACATCTTTTATTAATCTTGACCTTTTTTGCAGTGTGCGGTTCGTTGGCTGCACAAAATGGAATCAGCGTAAGAGGTAATGTTACGGACGGAACAGAAACACTTCCGGGTGTGAGTATCCAGGTGGAAGGTACAACAATGGGTACCATCACCGACATTGACGGTAACTTCACATTGAATGTGCCGGATGAAGGGAGTGTGTTGACATTTATCTATATGGGCTTCGAATCACAACGGGTGACGGTAGGCAATCGACGTCAGTTCAACATCACTCTGCGATCGGATGAGATGTTACTTGATGAATTGGTAGTGATTGGCTATGGTACCGCACGCAAGAAAGATTTGACCGGTTCTACCTCATCCATCAGTGGGAGTGATATCGCGAAGATACCAGTCACCACTGCAGCTCAGGCCATTACTGGGAAGGTAGCAGGTGTCAATGTTGTCAAGCAGAGCGGTGCGCCAGGTGCAGACATTCAGATTACTGTACGAGGCGGAACTTCCATCACACAGGGAACCGAACCGCTATACATTGTGGATGGTTTTCAGATGGAGAATGGTTTGCGTCATATCGACATCAACGACATTGAGTCCATTGATGTGATGAAAGATGCATCTGCTACTGCAATTTATGGGGCACGCGGATCCAACGGGGTGATTCTTATCACCACCAAATCGGGTAAATCGGGCAAGACGGAAGTCTCCTACAACGGTTTTATCAGCTTTGATCGCTTGGGCAAGAGGCTCGATCTGCTCGGTGTAGAGGATTATGTGAAGTATCAGTACGAGTTTCAAACGCTTCGTGGAGAAATCAACTCTTTTGCCAACTTTTTCGGCGGTGATATCAACTCATCGGAATTCTATAGTGGTGCATATGACCGTATAGCTTCAGAGTACGGCAATCGTGCAGCTATCGACTGGCAGGATCTCGTATTTGGAAATACCGGTTTGACCAATAACCATAATGTGAATGTATCAGGTGGCAGTGACAAGACCAAATATATCTTGAGTTACAATTATACAGGTGAAGATGGCATCATGGATCGCCACGGCTATCAGAAGAACAGCATTCGCAGCAAAATAAACCACGAGTTATGGAAAGGTGTACGTCTCGATTTCTCTTCCAGTCTCCAGGCGTCAAGCATCGATGGTGGCGGTTCTCTTGGTGGTAAGCTTAAGCAGACAATTCTGCAACCCGTGACCGGAGGTGTAAGATGGACTAACGAGGAAATGGTAAATTCTGATATTGGTACTGTTATCGGTGACATCATGAACGACGCCAATTATGACGCACAAAACCCAATCCTGGACAACCTGGCCATCTCCAACAAGCGTTTCACACGTCTGGCCAATCTGAACGCCGGATTGGAGATTGACCTGATGGAAGACCTCACGTTCCGTACCTCCGGCAGCTATATGTGGCAACAGGTGCGTCAGGATTACTGGGACGACGGTAGTACCAAACAGGCCAAAGCAAATATGAGTCCATTCGGTTATGGCTCCCGCAACAACAACGAGCGCTTCTCATGGCAGATCACAAACACATTAAACTATGGTTTTGACTTCAATGAACTGCACAACTTCAATGTGTTGCTTGGTCAGGAGACGTACTATGTGGAGAGCATGTACCTGAACAACGAATATCGTTCATTTTCCGATGGTAACTTCGGCCTGAACGATGTGAGTATGGGGGCACCCTACACATGGAACTCTGGGAAGGATAGAAGTGGCATCGTGTCGGGTTTCGGTCGTCTCTTCTACAACTACAATGATCGCTATCTCTTCACCGGAACACTGCGTGCCGACGGTTCCTCAAAGTTCGCACGGGGAAATCAATGGGGATACTTCCCTTCGGCCTCGGCCGCCTGGCGTATCTCTGAAGAGAGTTTTATGGAATCATTCGATAACCTTGACAACCTGAAACTTCGTTTAGGCTACGGTACAGCAGGTAACAACAACATTGACAACAACATGTATGCCACCAATTACGGATCGGGGCATTACGGCTATAACGGGGCTGATTTCATCACTTACGTACCCGGATCTACTTTGGGTAATCCTGAACTGCGATGGGAGAAAACCACCACGACCAATCTTGGTCTTGACCTCACGTTGTTTAGGAGCCGAATCAACCTCTCTGTTGATCTCTACAACAACGAATCTGACAACCTGTTGATTTCGAATAAAATTCCCAGCTCTACCGGTTACACCAACCAGATACAGAACCTGGGATCGATTCGCAACCGTGGTGTTGAAATGATCCTGAACACCGTGAATGTGCGTACCAATGATTTTTCATGGATGACCGACTTCAACATCTCGTTTAACCGGTCGAAGGTGTTGGCGCTGTATGGTGACAGTGAGTTGAATTACTTCATTCAGGATTACAGCTCGCGCATGGGATACAAGATTGAGGTTGGATCGCCTTTGGGACAATATTATGGCCTAATCTACGATGGTATTTACACCACCAATGATTTCACTCAGACCGGAGACGGCTCCTACAGGCTCAACGACGATGTGCCATATCTCAAAGGAAGTGCACGTGCAGGGGTGAAACCAGGTGATGTGAAATATAAGGATGTAGCAGGTGAAAAAGACGGGGACGGATTTCCAGTATTCTCGGTGAACGATCGCACAGTGATTGGAAATGCACAGCCGAAATTCACGGGGGGGCTCAACAATACCTTTACCTATAAAGGGTTCGACCTGACATTGTTCATGAACTTTGTATACGGCAACGAGGTGTTCAACATGAGTACCCAGCGTTTTATCGGTCCCTACATGGCCAACCAGAACAGCGTGGCTAAAATGGCAGACCGTTTCATGCTGATTGACCCACTGACCGGCAGAGAAGCTACCGATCTGGAAAGATTGGCTGCTCTCAACCCAAATCAGCACGACAGCTCCACTCTCTGGAACATTTCCCAGAACAATAAAACGGCAATCAGTGATCACAGCAGTTACTATCTGGAAGATGGATCCTACCTGCGTCTTAACACTATCACATTTGGTTATACGCTTCCCGGTCAGCTCGTCCAGCAGGCCAAGATCAGCAATGTACGTTTCTATTGTACACTGAACAACATCCATACCTTCACTCGCTACACCGGGTATGACCCTGAGGTGTCTGCATCGGGCAGCGCCCTCACGCCGGGCATTGATAATTCATCATATCCCCGGTCCAAGAGCTGGGTGGTAGGTGTAAACCTGAAATTTTAA
- a CDS encoding gluconate 5-dehydrogenase: MVNFSLEGKVALVTGASYGIGFAMATALAEAGATIVFNDIKQELVDKGIANYQEKGIKAHGYVCDVTNEDQVNDFVARVTKEVGVIDILVNNAGIIKRIPMHEMSAAEFRQVIDIDLNGPFIVSKAVIPHMIKKGHGKIINICSMMSELGRETVSAYAAAKGGLKMLTKNICSEYGEHNIQCNGIGPGYIATPQTAPLREKQADGTPHPFDSFIIAKTPATRWGTPEDLMGPAVFLASDASNFVNGHILYVDGGILAYIGKQP, encoded by the coding sequence ATGGTTAATTTTTCATTGGAAGGTAAGGTTGCTCTGGTCACCGGAGCATCATACGGAATAGGGTTTGCCATGGCCACAGCTCTGGCGGAGGCAGGAGCCACCATCGTATTCAACGACATCAAACAGGAACTGGTGGACAAAGGTATTGCCAACTATCAGGAAAAAGGCATCAAAGCACACGGTTACGTCTGTGACGTGACGAACGAAGATCAGGTAAACGATTTCGTGGCACGGGTTACCAAAGAGGTAGGGGTGATTGACATCCTGGTAAACAACGCCGGCATCATCAAGCGAATCCCGATGCATGAGATGAGTGCAGCCGAGTTCCGTCAGGTGATCGACATCGACCTGAATGGTCCCTTCATCGTTTCCAAGGCGGTGATTCCTCATATGATCAAGAAAGGTCACGGTAAGATCATCAACATTTGCTCCATGATGAGTGAACTGGGTCGCGAGACCGTATCGGCCTATGCCGCAGCCAAGGGTGGCCTGAAGATGCTCACCAAGAACATTTGCTCCGAATATGGTGAACACAACATCCAGTGCAACGGCATCGGACCCGGATACATCGCCACCCCCCAGACCGCACCCCTCCGGGAGAAACAGGCCGACGGCACACCCCATCCCTTCGACTCGTTCATCATTGCCAAAACTCCGGCTACACGATGGGGTACACCTGAAGACTTGATGGGACCGGCTGTTTTCCTTGCATCCGACGCATCGAACTTTGTGAATGGTCATATACTATACGTGGATGGAGGCATCCTAGCCTACATCGGAAAGCAACCCTAA
- the kduI gene encoding 5-dehydro-4-deoxy-D-glucuronate isomerase: protein MKTNYELRYAAHPEDAKSYDTQRLRRDFLIGKLFAADEVNMVYSMYDRMIVGGAMPVGESLHLEAIDPLKQPSFLCRRELGIFNVGGKGKVKVGETVFTLDYKEALYIGSGEREVYFESDDASKPAKFYFNSTNAHKNYPDKKITKADAVVAEMGSLEGSNHRNINKMIVNQVLPTCQLQMGMTELATGSVWNTMPAHVHSRRMEAYFYFEVPEDQAVCHFMGEAEETRHIWMKGDQAVLSPEWSIHAGAATCNYTFIWGMGGENLDYGDQDFYKITDLK, encoded by the coding sequence ATGAAAACAAATTATGAATTGCGCTACGCTGCCCATCCGGAGGATGCGAAATCTTACGACACGCAGCGGCTGCGCCGTGACTTTCTGATTGGGAAGCTTTTTGCTGCCGATGAGGTGAACATGGTATACTCCATGTACGACCGCATGATTGTGGGTGGTGCCATGCCTGTGGGTGAATCATTGCACCTGGAGGCTATCGACCCGCTCAAACAACCCAGTTTCCTTTGCCGACGCGAGCTGGGGATTTTCAACGTTGGCGGAAAAGGAAAGGTGAAAGTAGGTGAAACGGTTTTCACTCTCGACTACAAAGAGGCACTCTACATCGGCTCCGGTGAACGGGAGGTATACTTCGAAAGCGATGATGCTTCAAAGCCGGCCAAATTCTACTTTAACTCCACCAATGCACATAAGAATTATCCAGACAAGAAAATTACCAAGGCCGACGCCGTAGTAGCGGAGATGGGCTCACTGGAGGGATCCAACCACCGCAACATCAACAAGATGATTGTGAACCAGGTGTTGCCCACCTGCCAGCTGCAAATGGGAATGACCGAACTGGCGACCGGCAGTGTCTGGAACACTATGCCGGCACATGTTCACTCCCGCAGGATGGAGGCATACTTCTATTTCGAGGTTCCTGAGGATCAGGCTGTCTGCCACTTCATGGGTGAAGCCGAAGAGACCCGTCACATCTGGATGAAGGGCGATCAGGCTGTGCTCTCCCCTGAATGGTCAATTCACGCCGGCGCCGCTACCTGTAACTACACTTTTATCTGGGGTATGGGTGGCGAAAACCTGGACTATGGCGATCAGGATTTTTACAAGATTACAGACTTAAAATAA
- a CDS encoding response regulator → MIHSSQIKRVLLTFVSLMPLLLYSNEGIRIDHIDNKDGLSHNTVRYIIQDHQGLIWIASVNGLNRYDGYNFSSFYPEFSTLSLSENNIRMMYEDQQAYLWIQTSSRYFNCYNLNNESFVDYTGDGEARQYRNIKEASNGDIWLWGTQQGLCHVTHQETGLSGKLYDKNNIGTDNISFVLEDSSGNIWAGTDKGLFSFNNGMFHQPGEKMRRYQFHSAFESGEKLCFLTNNAEIVIYDQHNRHFLPVINYALQFPGFQIYETELVDDDQIIITGNHSMLIFHIPSMKVNNISSLLKGETIREGYIVRDNKDKPWVYNKSGFVWHYNAEKEAFNKYQLIPEPVLSFIDHERYSIFTDSREITWISTYGNGLFAIKQNGEIDHYTTSNSDLRTNYLLYVTEDHTGSIWVGTENAGIAKFSFAEQARTQLIPPSLRTATHEQTVRSIYEDRNENLWMGTRNGDICVYDSSGHRKDLFSGKQKGIYTIQADREGNIWMGTKGDGLRIFPADDLSGRSFSYLLSEERDAGENSIYSILCDSEGRMWIGSFGNGLFLCEWEDKELHSLRFNQISETQRQVRSLIQDKDGYIWSGGENGVVIFHPDSLIQDGTNYEWYYFDKEDPESLNNNIVKTVFEDYTGRIWLGTAGGGINLATKSSSEERYRFTHYTTENGLTNNIIQAIIEDHNHKLWISTESGLSKFDVGEGFFENYNFVDRWESDYFSESVALKRANGNLLFGSYSGLYIIDPNAFEKQSKPLSTLLTDMSINGVSVSPNSQDTPLRESITQTGQIRLRYNQNSFALAFSSLNYQEIHSSRYTYILENYDKAWNPITQHNVATYKNVPPGKYRFKVKSVSNMMDNPERVLEIVIKPPFWRSPGALILYLITGLLLLYVTVITLMKMNRLNNEIIVEKKMTAHRLQFFTNISHEFRTPLTLIRGSIESIYEQQLTPVLKKQLDTLNRSSEKLMRLIDQLLAFRKLQHEELDLRLEKTDIVSFLREIYEVFTETAERKEIEYSFETTEESKMIVTDRGKMEMIIFNLLSNAFKHTPQKGKIRIEVAFNEPEKLCTVTVSDSGIGIPPEKRELLFQRFKQISYSPTGIGIGLHLSAELARVLHGRIDYRDSNWSGASFTLSFPMRAEPSEITEKKYDSDVSVNEPETEAVGGFISAETASVILTPGHKHKILLIEDDEEISAFLKDKLSNYFELSSASNGLSGLETAIKSPPDLIVCDVMMPEMNGFEVTRKIKEDFETSHIPIILLTAYSSAEHQLEGIDAGADAYIIKPFSIHYLITRIRKLIEQREKLLYKLAHEPGMTSAIPLQTSEKDRLFIEKIHQVMAIHLKDTQFSVDDFAKEMNMGRTLFYKKIKGITNYSPNEYFRIIRLKKASELMKNNEMNVAEIAYEVGFNDPDYFSKSFKKQFGITPTQFRSGNKNN, encoded by the coding sequence ATGATCCATTCATCTCAGATAAAAAGAGTCCTGCTCACCTTCGTCTCTCTGATGCCATTGTTGTTATATAGCAACGAAGGGATCCGGATTGACCATATTGACAACAAAGATGGATTGTCACACAACACGGTAAGGTATATCATCCAGGATCACCAGGGATTGATTTGGATAGCTTCCGTGAATGGACTAAACCGATACGATGGTTATAACTTTTCATCATTCTATCCTGAATTTTCCACACTCTCGCTTTCGGAGAACAATATAAGGATGATGTATGAAGACCAGCAGGCTTATCTCTGGATACAGACATCCTCCCGGTACTTTAACTGTTACAATCTCAACAACGAGTCATTTGTCGATTACACAGGAGATGGCGAAGCCCGTCAGTATCGCAACATAAAGGAAGCCTCAAATGGTGATATCTGGCTCTGGGGAACACAACAGGGTCTGTGCCACGTCACTCACCAGGAGACAGGTCTGTCGGGGAAACTTTATGACAAAAACAATATCGGCACCGATAATATCTCCTTTGTACTGGAAGATTCATCGGGAAATATCTGGGCCGGCACCGACAAAGGCCTGTTTAGCTTTAACAATGGAATGTTTCATCAGCCTGGTGAGAAAATGAGACGTTATCAGTTTCACAGTGCATTTGAATCAGGTGAAAAGCTCTGTTTTCTGACAAACAATGCTGAAATTGTGATCTATGATCAGCATAACAGGCATTTTCTTCCGGTGATCAATTATGCTCTCCAATTCCCGGGATTTCAAATCTACGAAACAGAATTAGTGGATGATGACCAAATTATCATCACAGGAAACCATTCCATGCTGATCTTTCACATTCCTTCTATGAAGGTTAACAACATCAGCTCTCTACTCAAGGGTGAAACCATCCGGGAGGGATATATTGTCAGAGACAACAAAGATAAGCCATGGGTCTACAACAAATCGGGTTTTGTATGGCATTACAACGCAGAGAAAGAAGCATTCAACAAATACCAATTGATTCCCGAACCGGTGCTTTCATTCATTGATCACGAAAGATATTCCATCTTCACCGATTCGAGAGAGATTACATGGATTTCTACCTATGGGAACGGATTGTTTGCCATCAAACAAAATGGAGAGATCGATCATTATACCACTTCAAACAGTGATCTCCGCACCAATTACCTACTCTATGTGACAGAAGATCATACCGGAAGCATCTGGGTGGGAACAGAAAATGCAGGCATTGCTAAATTCTCTTTCGCAGAACAGGCGAGGACACAACTGATACCTCCTTCACTACGTACAGCGACACACGAACAAACAGTCAGAAGTATTTATGAGGACCGCAACGAAAACCTGTGGATGGGCACCAGGAATGGAGATATCTGTGTTTATGACAGCAGCGGGCACAGAAAAGACCTGTTTAGTGGCAAGCAAAAGGGAATCTACACCATCCAGGCGGATCGTGAAGGGAACATCTGGATGGGCACAAAAGGAGATGGATTAAGAATCTTTCCCGCCGATGACTTGTCGGGCAGGAGCTTTTCCTACCTGCTATCTGAGGAGAGAGATGCAGGTGAGAACAGCATCTATTCAATTCTGTGTGACAGCGAGGGACGCATGTGGATCGGCTCCTTTGGCAATGGACTGTTCCTTTGTGAGTGGGAAGACAAAGAGTTGCACAGTCTCAGATTCAATCAGATCTCAGAGACACAAAGACAGGTCAGGTCACTCATACAGGACAAGGATGGCTACATCTGGTCGGGAGGTGAAAACGGTGTGGTCATCTTTCATCCCGACAGCTTGATTCAGGATGGTACCAACTACGAATGGTACTACTTCGACAAGGAGGATCCGGAATCATTGAACAACAATATAGTCAAAACTGTTTTCGAGGACTACACTGGGCGCATCTGGTTGGGAACAGCGGGTGGAGGCATCAACCTGGCCACAAAGAGTTCTTCTGAGGAAAGATACCGCTTCACCCACTACACAACGGAGAATGGCTTGACGAACAACATCATACAGGCAATTATAGAAGACCACAACCATAAGCTGTGGATCAGCACCGAAAGCGGACTATCCAAATTTGACGTGGGAGAAGGTTTTTTTGAGAACTACAATTTTGTTGACCGTTGGGAAAGCGATTATTTTTCAGAGTCTGTTGCTTTGAAAAGAGCGAACGGAAACCTTTTGTTTGGGAGTTACAGTGGTTTATACATCATTGATCCAAACGCTTTTGAGAAACAGTCCAAGCCACTGTCAACCCTATTGACCGACATGAGCATCAATGGGGTCAGTGTCTCTCCAAACAGTCAGGATACACCTTTAAGGGAGAGTATTACCCAGACAGGGCAGATCCGTCTCCGGTATAACCAGAACTCATTCGCACTTGCATTCTCCTCACTCAACTATCAGGAAATACATTCAAGCAGATATACCTACATCCTGGAGAATTATGACAAGGCGTGGAATCCGATCACGCAACACAATGTGGCGACCTATAAGAATGTACCTCCGGGAAAGTACCGTTTCAAGGTGAAAAGTGTCTCCAACATGATGGACAACCCTGAGAGAGTACTGGAGATTGTCATCAAACCACCATTCTGGCGATCACCAGGGGCTCTGATCCTCTATCTGATAACAGGTTTGTTACTGTTATACGTAACAGTGATCACCCTGATGAAGATGAACCGACTGAACAATGAAATCATCGTCGAGAAAAAGATGACTGCTCACCGCCTGCAATTCTTCACCAATATCTCACATGAGTTCAGGACTCCGCTTACACTTATTCGGGGCAGCATTGAAAGCATCTATGAGCAACAGCTCACACCGGTATTAAAGAAGCAGCTCGACACACTGAATAGAAGCTCTGAAAAGCTGATGAGGTTGATTGACCAGCTGCTCGCATTCAGAAAACTACAACATGAAGAGCTGGATCTGCGGCTTGAGAAGACTGATATCGTCTCATTTCTGCGAGAGATTTATGAGGTCTTTACCGAAACGGCTGAGAGAAAAGAGATCGAATACAGTTTTGAGACAACAGAAGAATCAAAAATGATTGTCACGGACAGAGGAAAAATGGAGATGATCATCTTCAACCTCTTGTCAAACGCCTTTAAACACACTCCACAAAAAGGAAAGATCAGAATAGAGGTTGCTTTCAACGAACCGGAAAAGCTCTGTACAGTAACTGTTTCTGACTCCGGTATTGGCATCCCACCCGAAAAACGAGAACTGCTATTTCAGCGGTTCAAACAGATCAGCTATTCCCCTACAGGGATAGGGATAGGCCTACACCTCTCAGCTGAACTGGCCAGGGTGCTTCATGGCAGAATCGATTACCGAGATTCTAATTGGTCTGGAGCCAGTTTTACACTCTCCTTCCCAATGAGAGCAGAACCTTCTGAGATTACTGAAAAAAAATACGATTCAGATGTATCAGTAAACGAACCGGAAACAGAAGCAGTGGGTGGTTTCATCTCTGCAGAGACAGCATCAGTGATACTAACGCCTGGACATAAACATAAGATCCTGCTGATTGAAGATGATGAGGAGATTAGTGCTTTCCTCAAAGACAAACTAAGTAACTATTTCGAGCTATCGTCAGCATCCAACGGGCTGAGTGGTCTGGAAACAGCAATCAAATCACCCCCCGATCTAATCGTTTGTGATGTAATGATGCCTGAAATGAATGGTTTTGAGGTGACAAGGAAGATCAAAGAGGATTTTGAAACCAGCCACATTCCCATCATTCTGCTAACCGCATACTCCTCTGCTGAACATCAACTGGAGGGAATTGACGCCGGAGCGGATGCCTATATCATCAAACCATTCAGCATCCATTACCTGATTACACGCATTCGTAAATTAATTGAACAGCGTGAGAAACTGCTATACAAGTTAGCACATGAACCGGGAATGACAAGTGCCATACCATTGCAGACTTCTGAGAAAGACAGGCTTTTTATTGAGAAAATCCACCAGGTGATGGCGATTCACCTGAAAGATACTCAGTTTTCAGTCGATGACTTTGCGAAAGAGATGAACATGGGCAGAACCCTCTTTTACAAAAAAATTAAGGGAATCACCAATTACTCACCCAACGAATATTTTCGTATCATCCGACTCAAAAAAGCTTCGGAACTAATGAAGAACAATGAGATGAATGTGGCAGAAATTGCATACGAGGTTGGATTCAACGATCCCGATTACTTTAGTAAGTCTTTCAAAAAACAGTTTGGCATCACTCCCACACAATTCCGAAGCGGCAACAAAAATAATTAA